A region of Rhodanobacteraceae bacterium DNA encodes the following proteins:
- a CDS encoding tRNA-i(6)A37 methylthiotransferase, with the protein MADTPAPAKTGPQKPASGKLFIQTHGCQMNEYDSRKMEEVLAAERGMVRTQDVAEADVILVNTCSIREKAQEKVFSQLGRWKEFKQANPDVLIGVGGCVASQEGQAIVERAPYVDLVFGPQTLHRLSDLIDARRATGQPQVDVSFPEIEKFDRLPEPRAEGPAAFVSIMEGCSKYCSFCVVPYTRGEEISRPFDDVLAEVASLAEQGVKEVNLLGQNVNAYRGPMFDGGTADLALLIRAIAEIDGIGRIRFTTSHPLEFSDSLIAAYRDVPKLANFLHLPVQSGSDRILAMMKRNYTAAFYKERIAQLRAVRPDICISSDFIVGFPGETDADFAQTLQLIEDVGFDQSFSFIYSKRPGTPAANLFDATPDAVQHARLSQLQDVLNFHAARISEAMVGTTQRILVTGPSKKNPNELTGKTENMRQVNFAGDARLVGQFVDVAITAALTNSLRARLEAPLPPGEGLG; encoded by the coding sequence ATGGCCGACACTCCCGCCCCCGCCAAGACCGGGCCGCAAAAGCCTGCTTCTGGAAAGTTGTTCATCCAGACCCACGGCTGCCAGATGAACGAGTACGACTCCCGCAAGATGGAGGAAGTGCTCGCGGCCGAGCGCGGGATGGTGCGCACTCAGGACGTGGCCGAGGCCGACGTGATCCTGGTGAACACCTGCTCGATCCGCGAGAAGGCGCAGGAGAAGGTGTTTTCGCAGCTCGGCCGCTGGAAGGAATTCAAGCAGGCCAACCCGGACGTGCTGATCGGCGTGGGCGGCTGCGTGGCCTCGCAGGAAGGCCAGGCCATCGTCGAGCGCGCGCCATACGTGGACCTGGTGTTCGGTCCGCAGACCCTGCACCGCCTGTCCGACCTGATCGACGCGCGCCGCGCCACCGGCCAGCCGCAGGTGGACGTGTCCTTCCCCGAAATCGAGAAGTTCGACCGCCTGCCCGAGCCGCGCGCGGAAGGCCCGGCCGCGTTCGTGTCGATCATGGAAGGTTGCAGCAAATACTGCTCGTTCTGCGTGGTGCCCTACACGCGCGGCGAGGAAATCTCGCGCCCGTTCGACGACGTGCTGGCGGAAGTGGCGTCGCTGGCCGAACAGGGCGTGAAAGAGGTGAACCTGCTGGGCCAGAACGTCAACGCGTATCGCGGCCCGATGTTCGACGGCGGCACCGCCGATCTTGCGCTGCTGATCCGCGCGATCGCCGAGATCGACGGCATCGGGCGCATCCGCTTCACCACCTCGCATCCGCTGGAGTTTTCCGATTCGCTGATCGCGGCCTATCGCGACGTGCCCAAGCTCGCGAACTTCCTGCACCTGCCGGTGCAGTCGGGCTCCGACCGCATCCTCGCGATGATGAAACGCAACTACACCGCGGCGTTCTACAAGGAACGTATCGCGCAACTGCGCGCAGTGCGCCCGGACATCTGCATCTCGTCGGATTTCATCGTGGGCTTCCCCGGCGAAACCGACGCCGATTTCGCGCAGACGCTGCAACTGATCGAAGACGTCGGCTTCGACCAGTCGTTCTCCTTCATCTATTCCAAGCGCCCCGGCACACCGGCGGCCAACCTGTTCGACGCGACGCCCGATGCGGTGCAGCACGCGCGCCTCTCGCAATTGCAGGATGTGCTGAATTTCCACGCCGCGAGGATCAGCGAAGCGATGGTCGGCACCACGCAACGCATCCTCGTCACCGGGCCATCGAAGAAGAACCCGAACGAACTCACCGGCAAGACCGAAAACATGCGCCAGGTGAATTTTGCGGGCGACGCGCGCCTGGTCGGCCAGTTCGTGGACGTCGCGATCACCGCCGCGCTGACCAATTCGTTGCGCGCGCGTCTTGAAGCCCCTCTCCCTCCGGGAGAGGGGTTGGGGTGA
- a CDS encoding Membrane-bound lytic murein transglycosylase D precursor, producing MNGMFRPGTRGRRAGSAFESTCVLRAVAACALLMLAGRAGPASASVLYRCTGAAGETAYVSHTAGYRHCAEIGAWGSPVARRVEAAARRPPRKQEQPSGTVLSGKPPHEVEANPAVLKVVPLGEPESIQVQKLVAPQVWRPFPVVLLDTLGGSVLPRLLGVAPAPASAPAPASVPAPVPAATPAIPLRLDTDADKPRPPRTGAVYRVVQKNGTVMYTNVASLAKKGDAKMLFTYIIECYACDVHSKLDWNTVPLHLADYRDDIHAAARLTGVDGALLRAIIHAESGFNPRALSYKGAQGLMQLMPGTAFELGVGDAFDPAQNISGGARYLAMLLQDFHGDVQLAAAAYNAGAGAVAKYRGVPPYAETQVYVKRVALLYQRYRKALAERVSPTLATAVRAD from the coding sequence ATGAACGGCATGTTCCGCCCGGGGACGCGCGGCCGGCGAGCCGGTTCCGCCTTCGAATCGACCTGCGTGTTGCGGGCTGTGGCGGCGTGCGCGCTGCTGATGCTGGCGGGACGGGCCGGTCCGGCGTCGGCCAGCGTGTTGTATCGCTGCACCGGGGCTGCCGGCGAGACAGCCTACGTCAGCCACACTGCCGGCTACCGGCATTGCGCGGAGATCGGCGCGTGGGGATCGCCCGTCGCGCGTCGGGTCGAGGCGGCCGCGCGGCGGCCGCCGCGCAAGCAGGAGCAGCCCAGCGGCACGGTCCTGTCGGGCAAGCCGCCGCACGAAGTCGAAGCCAATCCCGCGGTGCTCAAGGTGGTGCCGCTGGGCGAACCTGAGTCGATCCAGGTGCAGAAGCTGGTCGCCCCGCAGGTGTGGCGGCCGTTTCCGGTGGTGCTGCTCGATACGCTGGGCGGCAGCGTGCTGCCGCGCCTGCTGGGCGTCGCGCCGGCGCCTGCATCCGCACCGGCGCCCGCCAGCGTCCCCGCGCCCGTGCCGGCGGCCACCCCCGCGATTCCGCTGCGCCTCGATACCGATGCGGACAAGCCCAGGCCGCCACGCACCGGCGCGGTGTACCGCGTGGTGCAGAAGAACGGCACGGTGATGTACACCAACGTCGCGTCGCTCGCGAAGAAGGGCGACGCGAAGATGCTGTTCACCTACATCATCGAATGCTACGCCTGCGACGTGCATTCGAAGCTCGACTGGAACACCGTACCGCTGCACCTGGCGGACTATCGCGACGACATCCACGCCGCGGCCAGGCTGACGGGCGTCGACGGCGCGTTGCTGCGCGCGATCATCCACGCCGAATCCGGATTCAATCCGCGCGCGTTGTCGTACAAGGGCGCACAGGGGCTGATGCAGTTGATGCCGGGCACCGCGTTCGAGCTGGGCGTCGGCGATGCCTTCGATCCCGCGCAGAACATTTCCGGCGGCGCGCGCTATCTCGCGATGCTGCTGCAGGATTTCCACGGCGACGTGCAGCTGGCCGCCGCGGCCTACAACGCCGGCGCCGGCGCGGTCGCGAAATATCGCGGCGTGCCGCCGTATGCCGAAACGCAGGTGTACGTGAAACGCGTGGCGCTGCTGTACCAGCGCTATCGCAAGGCGTTGGCCGAGCGCGTCTCTCCAACCTTGGCTACTGCGGTTCGCGCTGATTGA